From a region of the Campylobacter anatolicus genome:
- the secE gene encoding preprotein translocase subunit SecE has protein sequence MEKLINYIKLSKLEILKVIFPTKEQVRNAFITVFIVVAVVSLFLALVDAIMSFTLSKII, from the coding sequence ATGGAAAAATTAATAAATTATATAAAATTATCTAAGCTTGAAATTTTAAAAGTTATATTTCCTACCAAAGAGCAAGTAAGAAATGCTTTTATTACAGTTTTTATCGTAGTTGCAGTAGTATCACTTTTTTTGGCGTTAGTTGATGCGATTATGTCATTTACGCTTTCTAAAATAATATAA
- the nusG gene encoding transcription termination/antitermination protein NusG, translating to MAHKWYAIQTYAGSEMAVKRGIENLVKDHGIEDRLKNVIVPTEDVIEIKNGKQKINERTLYPGYAFALLDLDTALWHKIQSLPKVSRFIGEQKKPTPLSDKDINTILEKVEKRAAPKPKIFFEEGESVRIIDGPFANFTGIVEEYDMVHGKLRLNVSIFGRSTPVDILYSQVEKII from the coding sequence ATGGCACATAAGTGGTATGCTATTCAGACTTATGCTGGTAGTGAGATGGCTGTTAAAAGAGGTATTGAAAATTTAGTAAAAGATCATGGTATTGAAGATCGGTTAAAGAATGTTATAGTTCCTACTGAAGATGTCATAGAGATTAAAAATGGAAAACAAAAGATAAATGAGAGAACTCTTTATCCAGGTTATGCTTTTGCACTATTAGATCTTGATACTGCTCTTTGGCATAAAATTCAGTCCTTGCCAAAAGTTAGTAGATTTATAGGTGAGCAAAAAAAGCCTACGCCTTTAAGCGATAAAGATATTAATACAATTTTGGAAAAAGTAGAAAAACGTGCTGCACCTAAACCAAAAATCTTCTTTGAAGAAGGTGAGAGTGTTCGAATAATAGATGGTCCTTTTGCAAACTTTACAGGTATTGTAGAAGAATACGATATGGTTCATGGAAAACTTCGTCTAAATGTCTCGATATTTGGTAGAAGCACACCAGTTGATATTTTATATTCACAAGTTGAGAAGATAATCTAA
- the rpmG gene encoding 50S ribosomal protein L33 — translation MRVKVGLKCSESGDINYTTTKNSKTMTEKLELKKYCPRLKKHTIHKEVKLKS, via the coding sequence ATGAGAGTTAAAGTTGGTTTAAAATGTTCTGAAAGTGGTGATATAAACTACACTACAACTAAAAATAGTAAGACTATGACAGAAAAGTTAGAGCTTAAAAAATATTGCCCAAGACTTAAAAAACATACTATTCACAAAGAAGTAAAATTAAAAAGTTAA
- the rplA gene encoding 50S ribosomal protein L1, producing the protein MGKTTKRFAELLKKVDANKIYNLTEAIDTIKTLSSAKFDETVEIALKLNVDPRHADQMVRGSVVLPAGTGKTVRVAVIAKDAKADEAKAAGADIVGSDELVEDIQKGIMNFDVLIATPNLMGLVGKVGRILGPKGLMPNPKTGTVTMDVAQAVNNAKSGQVNFRVDKQGNIHAGLGKVSFSKEQLVENISTFIKAINKHKPATAKGRYVKNATLSLTMSPSIALDTQEVMDLK; encoded by the coding sequence ATGGGAAAAACTACTAAAAGATTTGCTGAGTTACTAAAAAAAGTAGATGCAAATAAAATTTATAATCTTACAGAGGCGATAGATACTATCAAAACTTTATCATCTGCTAAATTTGATGAGACAGTTGAGATTGCTCTTAAACTAAATGTTGATCCAAGACATGCAGACCAGATGGTTCGTGGCTCGGTAGTATTACCAGCTGGGACAGGCAAGACTGTTCGTGTTGCAGTCATTGCAAAAGATGCTAAAGCTGATGAGGCTAAGGCTGCTGGTGCTGATATAGTTGGTTCTGATGAGCTTGTAGAGGATATTCAAAAGGGTATTATGAACTTTGATGTTCTTATAGCAACACCAAATTTAATGGGGCTAGTTGGTAAAGTCGGTCGTATCCTTGGACCAAAAGGTCTTATGCCAAATCCAAAAACAGGCACAGTTACTATGGACGTAGCTCAAGCCGTTAACAATGCAAAGAGCGGTCAGGTAAATTTCCGTGTTGATAAGCAAGGAAATATACACGCTGGTCTTGGTAAAGTAAGCTTTAGTAAAGAGCAACTCGTTGAAAATATTTCAACTTTTATAAAAGCTATAAACAAACATAAACCGGCTACAGCAAAAGGTAGATATGTTAAAAATGCTACATTGTCATTAACAATGAGTCCGTCTATTGCACTTGATACTCAAGAAGTTATGGATCTAAAATAG
- the rplL gene encoding 50S ribosomal protein L7/L12, giving the protein MAITKEDVLEFISNLSVLELSELVKEFEEKFGVSAAPVMVAGGAVAGGAAEAAEEKTEFNVVLVDSGDKKINVIKVVRALTGLGLKEAKDAVEGTPSVLKEGISKDEAEAAKKELEEAGAKVELK; this is encoded by the coding sequence ATGGCAATTACTAAAGAAGATGTATTAGAATTTATTTCTAACCTTTCAGTATTAGAGTTAAGTGAACTTGTAAAAGAGTTTGAAGAGAAATTTGGTGTAAGTGCTGCTCCAGTTATGGTAGCTGGCGGTGCTGTAGCTGGCGGTGCTGCTGAGGCAGCTGAAGAGAAGACTGAATTTAACGTAGTTTTAGTTGATTCAGGTGATAAAAAAATCAACGTTATTAAGGTTGTTAGAGCTCTTACGGGTCTTGGTCTTAAAGAGGCAAAAGATGCAGTTGAGGGAACCCCATCTGTTCTTAAAGAGGGCATCAGCAAAGATGAAGCTGAGGCAGCTAAAAAAGAGCTTGAAGAAGCTGGTGCTAAAGTCGAGCTTAAATAA
- the rplJ gene encoding 50S ribosomal protein L10, with amino-acid sequence MTRNEKSKVIANLENEFKEAQAIVVCDYRGLSVKRLEVLRNAAREQGVKVQVIKNTLANIALNNVEKSGLDLKDTNIYVWGEDQLAVTKVVVKFEESNSELFKIKTAYIDGEVAKAEKVVALSKMPSRDELLGMLLQVWNAPIQNFTIGLNALREKKEQSA; translated from the coding sequence ATGACACGTAACGAAAAATCGAAAGTTATAGCTAATCTTGAAAATGAATTTAAAGAAGCACAAGCGATTGTTGTTTGTGATTATCGCGGTTTAAGTGTTAAAAGACTTGAAGTTTTAAGAAATGCTGCTAGAGAGCAAGGTGTAAAAGTTCAAGTTATCAAAAATACACTCGCTAATATAGCTCTTAATAATGTAGAAAAAAGTGGATTGGATCTAAAAGATACAAATATCTACGTTTGGGGTGAAGATCAACTAGCTGTAACAAAAGTTGTTGTTAAATTTGAAGAGAGTAATTCTGAGCTTTTTAAAATTAAGACAGCATATATCGATGGAGAGGTTGCAAAAGCTGAAAAAGTTGTCGCTCTTTCTAAAATGCCTAGTCGTGATGAGCTTCTTGGTATGCTTTTGCAAGTTTGGAATGCGCCTATCCAAAATTTCACAATTGGACTAAATGCGCTTAGAGAGAAAAAAGAACAATCAGCATAA
- the rpoB gene encoding DNA-directed RNA polymerase subunit beta, with the protein MLNSLYSGNRLRVDFSNVAKEIDVPNLLQLQKKSFDNFLNLDNNQAESGIEKVFRSIFPIHDPQNRLSLEYVSSEIGKSKYTIRECIERGLTYSVNLKMKIRLILHEKDEKTGEKIGVKDIKEQEIYIREIPLMTDRISFIINGVERVVVNQLHRSPGVIFKQEESATVANKLIHTAQIIPDRGSWLYFEYDTKDVLYVRINKRRKVPITILFRALGYKKQDIIKLFYPIQTLGIKNNKFLTPFNPDDYLGRIDYDIKDENGNVLHQAGKRLTKKKADKLIEDGVKWVEYPTEVLLSRYLASPVINKESGEVLYDILSQLDENKLIKILNEQDSIEIINNSASGVDDAIINSFIADNEMLKILRQTEGVDDENDLSAIRIYKVMRPGEPVVKEAAKSFVNDIFFNPERYDLTKVGRMKMNHKLGLDVPEYVTVLTSEDIIKTAKYLIKVKNGQGYIDDRDHLGNRRIRSIGELLANELHLGFVKMQKAIRDKFTSLSSNVEEIMPYDLINPKMITATIMEFFTGGQLSQFMDQTNPLSEVTHKRRLSALGEGGLVKERAGFEVRDVHPTHYGRICPIETPEGQNIGLINTLATYAKVNELGFVEAPYKKVVDGKVTDEIIYITATQEEGNVIAPASTKVDENGYIVEDLLEVRREGEMMLARREEVTLIDLCSGMIAGVAASLIPFLEHDDANRALMGSNMQRQAVPLLRSTAPIVGTGMESVIARDTWESVKAKRGGIVEKVDNKNIFILGEDEAGPFIDHYSLDKNLRTNQNTTFSQHPIVKKGEEIEADQIIADGPSMEKGELAIGKNALIAFMPWNGYNYEDAIVISEKMIREDAFTSVHIYEKEIEARELKDGVEEITKDIPNVKEEDLLHLDESGIIKIGTQIKPGMILVGKVSPKGEVKPTPEERLLRAIFGEKAGHVVNKSLYATASMEGVVVDVKIFTKKGHEKDARTNKAYEEEKSILEKEHHDRLLMLDREEMLKVTSLLSKNVLTSAQTINKKEYKKGAKIAIDDLENANRFTLNAIVKSFSKEVQKQYDELKNHFQNEKKKLKEEHDAKIEILEKDDILPSGVVKLVKVYVATKRKLKVGDKMAGRHGNKGIVSNIVPEVDMPYLPSGQIVDIVLNPLGVPSRMNIGQILESHLGLVGYRLGEQINEIFETKKSEWIKELRAKMIEIASVSKLMDAKNALSKMSDDKLLEYAKDWRQGVRFATPIFEGVKVEDFAKLFEMAHIDPDGKTELYDGRTGSKIRERVNVGCMYMLKLHHLVDEKVHARSTGPYSLVTQQPVGGKALFGGQRFGEMEVWALEAYGAAHTLREMLTVKSDDVEGRLSAYKALTRGENVPETGIPETFFVLTNELKSLALDVEIYDEDESNENE; encoded by the coding sequence ATGTTAAATAGCTTATACTCAGGAAATCGTCTTAGAGTTGATTTCTCTAATGTCGCCAAAGAGATAGATGTTCCTAACCTACTACAATTACAAAAAAAGAGTTTTGATAATTTTTTAAATTTAGATAATAATCAAGCAGAGAGTGGAATCGAAAAAGTTTTTAGATCAATTTTTCCTATTCACGATCCACAAAATCGTCTAAGCTTAGAATATGTCAGTTCTGAGATCGGTAAATCAAAATATACTATTAGAGAGTGTATTGAGCGTGGTCTTACATATTCTGTAAATTTAAAGATGAAAATTCGCCTTATTCTTCACGAAAAAGATGAAAAAACTGGTGAAAAGATAGGCGTTAAAGATATAAAAGAGCAAGAAATTTATATTAGAGAAATTCCTTTAATGACAGATAGAATTTCATTTATTATCAATGGCGTTGAGCGTGTTGTTGTTAATCAACTTCACAGAAGTCCAGGCGTTATTTTTAAACAAGAAGAGAGTGCGACTGTTGCAAACAAGCTTATTCATACAGCTCAAATCATACCAGATCGTGGCTCTTGGTTATACTTTGAATATGATACAAAAGACGTTTTATACGTTAGAATTAATAAACGCAGAAAAGTACCTATAACTATACTATTTAGAGCACTTGGATATAAAAAACAAGATATTATAAAGCTATTTTATCCAATTCAAACATTAGGCATTAAAAATAATAAATTTTTGACACCATTTAATCCAGATGATTATCTTGGTAGGATTGATTATGATATAAAAGATGAAAATGGCAATGTCCTTCATCAAGCCGGTAAGCGTTTAACTAAGAAAAAAGCAGATAAGCTTATCGAAGATGGTGTAAAATGGGTTGAGTATCCAACAGAAGTTTTACTTAGCCGTTATTTGGCATCCCCTGTTATAAATAAAGAAAGTGGCGAAGTGCTTTATGATATACTTTCTCAACTTGATGAAAATAAACTCATTAAAATTTTAAACGAACAAGATAGTATTGAGATTATCAATAACTCAGCTTCTGGCGTTGATGACGCAATTATTAACTCATTTATCGCTGATAATGAGATGCTTAAAATTTTACGCCAAACCGAAGGTGTAGATGATGAAAACGACCTTTCTGCAATTAGAATTTATAAAGTTATGCGTCCTGGCGAGCCAGTCGTAAAAGAGGCAGCAAAGAGCTTTGTAAATGATATATTCTTTAATCCAGAGAGATACGATCTGACAAAAGTTGGTCGTATGAAGATGAATCACAAGCTTGGGCTTGATGTACCAGAATATGTAACAGTTTTAACTAGTGAAGATATCATAAAAACGGCAAAATATCTTATAAAAGTTAAAAATGGGCAAGGATATATCGACGATCGCGATCACCTTGGAAATAGACGTATTAGATCTATCGGTGAACTTTTGGCTAATGAGCTTCATTTGGGATTTGTTAAGATGCAAAAGGCGATCCGCGATAAATTTACAAGTCTAAGCAGTAATGTAGAAGAGATAATGCCATATGATCTTATAAATCCAAAGATGATAACAGCTACGATAATGGAATTTTTTACTGGCGGACAGCTAAGCCAGTTTATGGATCAGACAAATCCGCTGAGCGAAGTTACTCACAAACGCCGTCTTTCAGCACTTGGTGAAGGTGGCTTAGTTAAAGAGCGTGCTGGATTTGAAGTGCGTGACGTACATCCTACGCACTATGGTCGTATTTGTCCTATTGAGACGCCAGAAGGTCAAAATATCGGTCTTATCAACACCCTTGCTACATATGCTAAAGTAAATGAACTTGGTTTTGTTGAAGCACCATACAAAAAGGTCGTTGACGGCAAGGTAACTGATGAGATTATATATATAACAGCAACCCAAGAAGAGGGTAACGTCATAGCTCCTGCTTCGACAAAAGTCGATGAGAATGGTTATATTGTTGAAGATTTGTTAGAAGTTAGGCGTGAGGGTGAGATGATGCTTGCACGTCGAGAAGAGGTAACACTTATAGACCTTTGCTCTGGCATGATAGCTGGTGTGGCTGCATCGCTAATTCCATTTTTAGAACATGATGACGCTAACCGTGCTTTGATGGGATCAAATATGCAGCGTCAAGCTGTTCCATTACTTCGTTCTACAGCCCCAATAGTTGGAACTGGTATGGAGAGCGTTATCGCACGTGATACTTGGGAAAGTGTAAAGGCTAAACGCGGTGGTATCGTAGAAAAAGTAGATAATAAAAATATATTTATTTTAGGTGAAGATGAAGCAGGTCCATTTATAGACCATTACTCTCTTGATAAAAATTTAAGAACAAACCAAAATACAACTTTTTCTCAACACCCTATTGTTAAAAAAGGTGAAGAGATCGAGGCAGATCAGATAATAGCTGATGGTCCGAGCATGGAGAAAGGTGAGCTTGCGATCGGTAAAAACGCTCTTATCGCATTTATGCCTTGGAATGGATATAACTACGAAGACGCGATTGTTATAAGCGAAAAGATGATACGCGAAGATGCATTTACAAGCGTTCATATTTATGAAAAAGAGATAGAGGCTCGTGAGTTAAAAGACGGAGTAGAAGAGATCACAAAAGATATTCCAAACGTTAAAGAAGAGGACTTATTACATCTTGATGAGAGCGGCATCATAAAGATAGGAACACAAATAAAGCCTGGTATGATTTTAGTAGGCAAAGTATCTCCAAAAGGCGAGGTCAAACCAACTCCTGAAGAGCGGTTGCTTCGTGCTATATTTGGCGAAAAAGCAGGACACGTTGTCAACAAATCCCTATATGCGACTGCTTCTATGGAAGGCGTCGTGGTTGATGTTAAAATTTTTACGAAAAAGGGACATGAGAAGGATGCTAGGACAAACAAAGCTTATGAGGAAGAGAAATCAATCTTAGAAAAAGAGCACCACGATAGACTTTTGATGTTAGATCGCGAAGAAATGTTAAAAGTAACATCTTTACTATCTAAAAATGTACTAACATCAGCACAAACTATAAACAAAAAAGAGTATAAAAAAGGTGCAAAGATAGCAATAGATGATTTAGAAAACGCTAATCGCTTTACGCTAAATGCTATCGTTAAAAGCTTCTCAAAAGAGGTGCAAAAGCAGTATGATGAGCTTAAAAATCACTTCCAAAATGAGAAGAAAAAACTTAAAGAAGAACACGATGCTAAAATAGAAATTTTAGAAAAAGACGATATATTGCCAAGTGGTGTAGTCAAGCTTGTTAAGGTCTATGTGGCTACAAAACGTAAACTAAAAGTGGGTGATAAGATGGCTGGACGGCACGGAAATAAAGGTATCGTCTCAAATATAGTTCCAGAGGTTGATATGCCATATCTACCTAGTGGTCAGATAGTTGACATAGTGCTTAACCCTCTAGGTGTTCCTAGCCGTATGAATATTGGTCAAATTTTAGAGAGTCACTTAGGTCTTGTTGGCTACCGCTTAGGTGAGCAGATAAATGAAATTTTTGAGACTAAAAAGAGCGAATGGATAAAAGAGTTACGTGCTAAAATGATAGAGATAGCAAGCGTATCAAAGCTTATGGATGCAAAAAATGCACTTAGTAAGATGAGTGATGATAAGTTACTTGAATATGCTAAAGATTGGCGACAAGGCGTGAGATTTGCGACACCTATTTTTGAAGGTGTTAAAGTTGAGGATTTTGCCAAGCTATTTGAGATGGCACACATCGACCCAGACGGTAAAACAGAGCTATACGATGGACGCACAGGTTCAAAAATTCGTGAGCGTGTTAATGTTGGTTGTATGTATATGCTTAAACTTCACCACCTTGTTGACGAGAAAGTCCATGCTAGAAGCACTGGACCATACAGTCTGGTTACTCAGCAGCCTGTCGGTGGCAAAGCATTGTTTGGTGGACAAAGATTTGGAGAGATGGAGGTTTGGGCTTTAGAGGCTTACGGTGCAGCACACACGCTTCGTGAGATGCTAACAGTCAAATCAGACGATGTAGAGGGTCGTTTATCAGCATACAAGGCATTAACACGTGGTGAAAATGTCCCAGAGACAGGCATACCAGAGACGTTCTTTGTTCTTACAAATGAGCTAAAATCACTAGCTTTAGATGTTGAGATATATGATGAGGATGAGAGTAATGAAAACGAATAA
- the tuf gene encoding elongation factor Tu: MAKEKFSRNKPHVNIGTIGHVDHGKTTLTAAISAVLSRKGLAELKDYDNIDNAPEEKERGITIATSHIEYETENRHYAHVDCPGHADYVKNMITGAAQMDGAILVVSAADGPMPQTREHILLSRQVGVPYIVVFMNKADMVDDAELLELVEMEIRELLNEYNFPGDDTPIIAGSALKALEEAKAGQDGEWSAKVMELMAAVDSYIPTPTRATDKDFLMPIEDVFSISGRGTVVTGRIEKGVVKVGDTIEIVGIRDTQTTTVTGVEMFRKEMDQGEAGDNVGVLLRGTKKEDVERGMVLCKPKSITPHTKFEGEVYILTKEEGGRHTPFFNNYRPQFYVRTTDVTGSITLPEGTEMVMPGDNIRISVELIAPVALEEGTRFAIREGGRTVGSGVVSKILA, from the coding sequence ATGGCTAAAGAAAAATTTTCACGCAACAAGCCACACGTAAATATAGGTACCATTGGTCACGTTGACCACGGTAAAACAACTTTGACAGCTGCCATTTCTGCTGTTCTTTCAAGAAAAGGTCTTGCTGAGCTTAAAGATTATGATAATATCGATAATGCTCCAGAAGAGAAAGAGCGTGGTATAACTATCGCTACTTCACACATTGAGTATGAGACAGAAAATCGCCACTATGCTCACGTTGATTGTCCAGGACACGCCGACTATGTTAAAAATATGATTACTGGTGCGGCTCAAATGGATGGTGCGATACTAGTTGTTTCTGCTGCTGATGGTCCGATGCCACAAACTAGAGAGCATATTCTACTTTCTCGCCAAGTCGGCGTTCCATATATAGTTGTATTTATGAATAAGGCTGATATGGTTGATGATGCTGAACTTTTAGAGTTAGTTGAGATGGAAATTCGTGAGCTTTTAAACGAATATAACTTCCCAGGCGATGATACGCCTATTATAGCTGGTTCTGCACTTAAAGCTCTTGAAGAGGCTAAAGCAGGTCAAGATGGTGAGTGGTCAGCAAAAGTTATGGAGCTTATGGCTGCAGTTGACAGCTATATACCAACTCCAACTCGTGCAACTGATAAAGACTTCTTGATGCCTATCGAAGATGTTTTCTCAATATCAGGTCGTGGAACAGTTGTTACTGGTAGAATCGAAAAAGGTGTTGTAAAGGTTGGTGACACTATTGAGATTGTTGGTATCCGTGACACTCAAACAACAACAGTTACTGGTGTTGAGATGTTTAGAAAAGAGATGGATCAAGGCGAGGCCGGCGACAATGTTGGTGTTTTATTAAGAGGTACTAAAAAAGAGGATGTTGAGCGTGGTATGGTTTTATGTAAGCCAAAATCAATAACTCCTCATACAAAATTTGAAGGTGAAGTTTATATCTTGACTAAAGAAGAAGGTGGACGCCACACTCCATTCTTTAATAATTATAGACCACAATTTTATGTTAGAACAACTGACGTTACAGGCTCTATTACACTTCCAGAAGGAACTGAGATGGTTATGCCTGGTGATAATATAAGAATTTCTGTTGAGCTTATCGCTCCAGTTGCACTTGAAGAAGGTACACGTTTTGCGATCCGCGAGGGTGGTAGAACTGTTGGTTCAGGCGTTGTTTCTAAAATACTTGCATAA
- the rplK gene encoding 50S ribosomal protein L11, which yields MAKKVIGEIKLQIAATKANPSPPVGPALGQKGVNIMEFCKAFNERTKDMVGFNIPVVITVYADKSFTFITKQPPATDLIKKAAGIAKGTDNPLKNKVGKLTKAQVLEIVEKKLADLNTKDKEQAAKIIAGSARSMGVEVID from the coding sequence ATGGCTAAGAAAGTTATAGGCGAAATTAAATTACAAATTGCTGCTACAAAGGCAAATCCAAGCCCTCCAGTTGGTCCAGCACTTGGTCAAAAGGGTGTAAATATTATGGAATTTTGTAAAGCATTTAACGAAAGAACAAAAGATATGGTGGGGTTTAATATCCCTGTAGTTATAACTGTTTATGCTGACAAAAGCTTTACATTTATTACAAAGCAACCACCTGCAACAGACCTTATAAAAAAAGCTGCTGGTATAGCAAAAGGAACAGATAACCCTTTAAAAAACAAAGTTGGTAAACTTACAAAAGCTCAAGTTTTAGAGATAGTTGAGAAAAAACTTGCAGATTTAAATACAAAAGATAAAGAGCAAGCGGCTAAGATCATTGCTGGTTCAGCTCGTTCAATGGGTGTCGAAGTAATAGACTAA